The Nitrosomonas sp. PY1 genomic sequence CTTTCGTAATGGCTGACCATGATAGGATGTTGCGTATGATTAAGATCTCCATGACGAACGAATACCCCGAGTGCGCGAGTAAGTCCGGAATGCGAGGTTAGCTTGGTACGTCGTCCCAACAATCCTGATTCAAAGGATTCTGGGGTCGGGTATAGCACCTGCTCAGGCGTAACATCGAAGGTTTCTTCGAAACCACGCGATATAGGGGGTGACATAGGTAATAAAGTCGTTTCCCCTTGTTCCAATAATTCACGATAAGCTGGAAACGCTGCACTGTAAGATGACAAATCGCCGTGTTCCGCTTCCGCATACCACATCGGCACGTTCGGCAAACGTCCAGATTCATAGGTTACGCGACCATCCCCGGCTGTCGTGGCTTGAAATACTAACTTGTTCGATTCGATTCTCACCCCACTCAGCGTACGCGATGCCTGGCCTGCGACATACCGAATGCATTCCACATGGGGAATTTCTTCATGCAAATCTTCCACTGCCGACTTGGCGGCACTCAGATCTTTATCTCCCAATTGCACTTCTGATGGTGCACAACGCGACAACTTATTCCATTCTGCCAGCGTGAAATAGGACCATTGATTGTTGTCTCTAGGCAGCAATTCAAGCGCACCTTGGAATTGAGCTATGATTTCAACCACTTCTTTCAACGAGTGGTCAAAATCCAAGAAAGCCAAATGCTTGACCGTCTTGGCAACACCCGCCAGCGACGCTACCATATCGAACGAGCCGTGATTTGGCGTACCCAACATCAACACACGCGCACCTTTGCGCTGGCATAAGATATCCCAAAGATCGGGAAAATCTTGAATGAAACGACGCACAACCAGCCCCCCCATGCTGTGAGCAACAAACCGAACAGGTTGATCAGTTCGGTTTACGGCTTTATCAACCTCCTTAGCGAGTAATGCAGCGGCTTGCTTAATGGAGCGACGCCAGTCATAACCAAAAGGAATCACTTCATGCGAATCTGAGAGTGTTGAACAAAGCTGGCGATAATACGAGCCAACGAGCCCTGTTACGGTCACTGCTGGCGCGTTGATAGTCAACTTATCCAAACCACCCAGGGAAAGCCGTAGATAGTTCAACCAAACATCGGTGTCGTCCGCTTTTAATTCCGAGCCCATGATACCTGGCAATACAAACACGACTGGCTGCTTGGATCCGCTGCGCTTTTGCATGGCACGTAGCGTAGGCACAAGTTCAACCTTGCCTTCTTCCAGCGAACGAAACTCCGGTGGCCAATCGGAATTCGATTTATTCAAAGCCTGGACAATCAAGCGCCGTGTACGGGTATTGTCGAAGTAACGAAAATGAGAAACATCAGCACCCTTGTCAAAGATATATTGAGCGGATTCAGCGCGTCTCATGCCATGAAGCATAGAATCTGTATTGACTACCAAATCGTTGTCGCTATTTTCATAAATAAACGTATCCGAAATGAAAACACCCAAGCGTTTTAACCAACCCGATCCTTCGATATCTCCGGCAATCACGCCCAGATCTCCGGCTGCCTGAATCTCAGGATCATTCAACAACGCTACCAATGGCGATGATGGAATCATCGCTTCGATTCCGGGAATTTGCGTTGAGTCCCAACGTTGTTTGATGGCTTCTAAGGTAATACGTTTGATTACTTGATAGATCGGCGACTGTCCCAAAAAAGGGATCAAGCCGATCAAACTGGTAACGATAGAAAGAAATTGATCGGAATTTTCGGAAGCGAGCAGCGTTCCTCGCGAAGGACATGCAACACGAATCAGTCTTTTGATTCGGAACGCTTTGCTCTTCAGTATCTTGGCAAGTTCTGCAAGCTGTTCACGGTCATACTCGTCGATCACTTTAAACAAATCCTGGCGTCGATCGTAGCGATTCAATGCACTCGCCGAGAGGTTCTGAAGACATAATAATTCAGCCACTAGCCCGCCACGCGAATGAGACACGATCGATAAGTTGGCGCCTTCAGGCAGTGCTTTCGCGAGCATCAATGCGTTTTCAATGGGACTCACACTCAAGGTTGGATGTTCTAACGCATAAATCTCTTCAGCAAAAGCTTGTGTCAGTATTTTCCATTCTGAATCAGCCGCATCCTCTTGCAGAGCTCCAAAGCTGCCTTGTGTCGACGAACCTGTTCCATGAATAAACAACAATATCGGTTTTTCTACAGTAATGGACTCAGGCTTGACTAAACGGTCTTCTTTTTTTGAGGCTTTTCTCCAACGGTACAGTCCGGGTGCATTATTTGTGAAAGCCTTTTGTTCAATTAGCCACACAATCAACTTTGCAGCCAATTGCCCGCCCAATTGATCAAATGTTTTAAAGCCATACTTACTGATCCAGTCCGGCCAATTTTTTAGGTTTTTGGCTGTTTTGAAAATTTCATCTGCTTCAAGACGGAGCACTTGAACCACTCGAGCTTTCACATCACTCACCATGCCACGGCTGGTCACTTGATTGTTCAAAACAGGATTAATTTTTAATTCTGTTGACTGAACGCCAGTACCCATAATGCGCTGCTGCTGTTCCTGATAAGCAGCCACCGATATCCAGATCGAGATACCGGAATCTAAAACAAACTCGATGATGTCATCCGTTTGTACTTCCTGCTTAGAAAGCTCAGATTGGCTTTCACGAGCCAACGACGAAACATCAAATACACCAAGCACTTTCACCTTACTTAGCAATTGCGTATCGACTGTATTTTCATTCTGGTACTGGACAATCGCCCCGTTCCTAGCAATAGCTTTCGCAGCCTCTACCTCTAACAAGGTCGATTCTCCAGATTTGAGTAAGTTTTTACCGGGTATAAGCAATTGAATCGACATGTTATCGCCTCAAATTCAAATGTAACTTAAAATATTCTGCATTCACTACCATCCGCATAGTAGTTATACTTTCGCAATCTTCTTCCAGTATATTCCACAGCCCTATCGCATAGTAATTTTAGTGTCATTTCTGTTCGATAAGACTTCTACGCCAACGCTCTTAAAAATAACTGATGAAAAGGGATAAAGTGTTTCGGAGATTAAATTTAATACTTTTCACATCGTGCTCCTTTACTTGGCCATTCCCATTTTATTTCTCGCACTTATGCACTTTCAATACATGCCTCTACTTGCAACTATTTGCCAGTAGTTGGTGTAATTGGCGGAGCTGATTGAGCCGTTGTATTCGATTCTTTCTTTTGATCCTTCTGTTGATTATTCAGCTCTGGCGGAGTGGCTGGCGTTGGTGAACCAGTTGTATCCGCTTTAATATTAGCCAGGTGAGGAATTTCAGCATTAATAAGCTTTTCTGCTGACTCTAGTAGTTCTTTATACTTAGTTTTGTACTCTGCTGCATCGATTTGACCATTCAAATAGGCATTACACAAATGGAACGCGCCGTCTCTATAAAGCTGTAACCCTTGGGAGCGATAAAAAAGTTGTTTTGCAACGGACGAAACTGCAGTCGCTAACTTAGCTTGCACTTCAACATTGCCACTGCTTCCCGATAAAGCTGCTGATAATGACGAAGCTATGTTATCTGCGGCATCGGGTGGCGGCTCGGCACAAAATTTACCGTCTTCATATTTGACAATAGCCAAGCGCCTTTGAGCAACGGTTGCAAGCGTTCCAATCCTTTTGTCATTGGGGTTTGCAATATCACGTCCAACCTTATCTTCAATAACCGGAACAGACTGAGGAGGCGAAAAGAATGCGCATCCACTTACCATACTCACAAGAACTCCTGAAACGATCAGCTTTTTCATTATCTTTCCTTAAAAAATATCCAATAAAAAAATGCATCCATCTTTGATCGTACTATCGATAGCCTTGCGATGAATGTGATTATTGTCACTGATCGACTGTATTCAATGCTCACAGATAATTCGGCTCACTTCGCCAATCTGGCGCATCATCCATTAGAATGATGGGTATTTAAGTCCTGTAAACTTAGCTTTATATTTCTAATTCCAACGCTTAATGCTGCATTATTGAAAATTTTATGAAATCATTGCTTCGTATCCACTTCGTTTTATTCAGCGCTCTGTTTTTTCTCTTTAGCATGGGAGCATTAGCCTCCCCTGAAACCTTTCATCACCAGATGCACATTGTTTTATCTCCCAATACTTCTGAGATTGATGTCAAAGATCGCATTACTATTCCGGAAAGCATGCAAAATCAGCAAGCTTCCGTAAAACTAGATTTCATCTTGCATCAAGATCTGGCGATCAAGGCAGTACAAGGCGCTAACATTGAACCGCGGGAAACCAGCACTACGGCGCGTTTACATCCGAGTCTAATGAAACGCTATACCGTAACGTTGCCACCTCAAGCTAAGGATTTTGCTTTACAGTTTCAAGGAAAAATCCATCACCCGGTACAACAACCAGGAGAGGAATATGCGCGCAGCTTTAGCTACACACCCGGCACAATTTCACCCGAAGGCGTGTTTCTAGCCAACTCTACGGCTTGGTATCCTCAGTTTAATGAAGGCTTGGTATCATTTAAATTGGACATACAAACTCCGGTTGATTGGCATGTCGTCAGCCAAGGTGTTTTGCTGCAAGAGAACCAGTCCGATTCGACGCAATACACCGTTTGGGAAGAAACGCATCCACAAGACGATATCTACATCGTCGCAGGACGCTATCAACGCTACACACAATCATCCGGTCAACTGGACGCCATGGTTTATCTGCGCAGCCCCGATCCCGCACTAGCAGCAAAATATTTGGACGTCACCGCGCAATACATTGCGATGTATAACAAGCTGCTAGGCCCTTATCCGTATCGTAAATTTGCACTAGTGGAAAATTTCTGGGAAACCGGTTACGGGATGCCATCTTTCACATTGCTGGGTTCGAAAGTAATTCGGTTGCCTTTTATTTTGCATTCCTCGTATCCACATGAAATTTTGCATAACTACTGGGGCAATGGCGTATTCGTCGACTATACCCAAGGTAATTGGTCGGAAGGCTTGACTGCTTATCTTGCCGATCATTTGATCAATGAACAAAAAGGCAAGGGTGAGGAGTACCGGCGCGATGTATTACAAAAATATGCTGATTTTGTCGGCAAAGAAAAAGACTTCCCTGTTGCGCAATTCGTTTCGCGACACAGCGCCAGTTCGGAAGCAGTGGGTTATGGGAAAACCATGTTATTTTTCCATATGCTGCGTCAGGAATTAGGTGATGAAATATTTGTGAACGCTTTGCGAAAGTTTTACCAGCAATTTAAATTCAAGCAAGCTACCTTTAAGGATTTACAGACAACATTCAGCACCATCGCCGGCAAAGAACTCGCGCAATCCTTTACGCAATGGATAGAATACCCCGGCGCACCCGACTTAAAGCTTTCACACGTAAGATCAAAACGAACAAATGATGGATACGTACTGACAGCGCAATTGGAGCAAGTGCAACCCGGTCAACCCTATCAGTTACGCATCCCTATTGCAGTTACCTTGGAAGGTGAAAATCAAGCAATTCAATCGCAAATAGATTTGCAGCAAAAAATGCAAACAATCCAATTGCACTTTCACGCTCGTCCTGTGCGCATCGATATCGATCCACAGTTCGACATATTTCGGCGCTTAGACAATCGCGAAATTCCCGCAGCCCTATCGCAGGGCTTTGGCGCAGAAAAACCTCTACTAATATTGCCCGCCCAAGCAAGCCAGCCGATACTGCAAGCTTATCGCTCATTGGCAGAAAATTGGCAAAAAACCCAATCAGGTGATATCGAGATAGTGCTTGACGAAACAGTCTCCGAATTACCATCCGACCGAACTATCTGGATTATGGGTTGGCAAAACAGATTCCGTTCAGAAGTACTAGCAGCGGCAAAGCAACATGGTATTTCCTATGAATCCTCAGATTTAAAATTGAATCAGCAGATCTATCCATCAACTGAACACGCCATTGTAGTCACAGCGCGACAACCCGGCAATTCAGATAAAACCTTGCTGTGGGTGGCTTCCGATCACCCTCGATCGATTGCACAACTGGCAAGTAAATTACCGCATTACCGTAAATATAGTTATCTTGTATTTAAACATGATGACGAATTGACCAACATCCATAAAGGTCAATGGGCAATCACGCAATCGCCGTTAACACAGTGGATAGACCCACAAGAAACTAACCAACCACACCACATCGGCACCTTAAAACCGCGTCGCGCACTCGCCGAATTACCACCCGTATTTTCTGAAAGCCGAATGCTGGAAGACATTCGGCATTTGGCAGATGAATCATTGAAAGGGCGCGAACTCGGCAGTCCAGAGTTGGATATGGCAGCTTCCTACATCGCTGAACAATTTCAAAAAATCGGCTTATTGCCTGGTGGCGATGAAAACGGTTATTTCCAAATTTGGCAACAATCCGTTGGCGAACCCAAAGGAA encodes the following:
- a CDS encoding CHAT domain-containing protein, encoding MSIQLLIPGKNLLKSGESTLLEVEAAKAIARNGAIVQYQNENTVDTQLLSKVKVLGVFDVSSLARESQSELSKQEVQTDDIIEFVLDSGISIWISVAAYQEQQQRIMGTGVQSTELKINPVLNNQVTSRGMVSDVKARVVQVLRLEADEIFKTAKNLKNWPDWISKYGFKTFDQLGGQLAAKLIVWLIEQKAFTNNAPGLYRWRKASKKEDRLVKPESITVEKPILLFIHGTGSSTQGSFGALQEDAADSEWKILTQAFAEEIYALEHPTLSVSPIENALMLAKALPEGANLSIVSHSRGGLVAELLCLQNLSASALNRYDRRQDLFKVIDEYDREQLAELAKILKSKAFRIKRLIRVACPSRGTLLASENSDQFLSIVTSLIGLIPFLGQSPIYQVIKRITLEAIKQRWDSTQIPGIEAMIPSSPLVALLNDPEIQAAGDLGVIAGDIEGSGWLKRLGVFISDTFIYENSDNDLVVNTDSMLHGMRRAESAQYIFDKGADVSHFRYFDNTRTRRLIVQALNKSNSDWPPEFRSLEEGKVELVPTLRAMQKRSGSKQPVVFVLPGIMGSELKADDTDVWLNYLRLSLGGLDKLTINAPAVTVTGLVGSYYRQLCSTLSDSHEVIPFGYDWRRSIKQAAALLAKEVDKAVNRTDQPVRFVAHSMGGLVVRRFIQDFPDLWDILCQRKGARVLMLGTPNHGSFDMVASLAGVAKTVKHLAFLDFDHSLKEVVEIIAQFQGALELLPRDNNQWSYFTLAEWNKLSRCAPSEVQLGDKDLSAAKSAVEDLHEEIPHVECIRYVAGQASRTLSGVRIESNKLVFQATTAGDGRVTYESGRLPNVPMWYAEAEHGDLSSYSAAFPAYRELLEQGETTLLPMSPPISRGFEETFDVTPEQVLYPTPESFESGLLGRRTKLTSHSGLTRALGVFVRHGDLNHTQHPIMVSHYESDTIAGPEKVVDNLVGGALSERYRLGRYPGRIGTVAIALAQQNQFQRNQAIQHGAIVIGLGRWGELTPTRLTQVVQQAGLEYALHAAQCRDKINQADSDGLTICSLLIGSNTSSNIAVEDSVNAIVRGIVLANRTLLEKDETAPYIAHIEFVELYLDTAVDAVKATNRLKDRFKDELGVQLTVTPWLIRGQGSKTRLASPSNRGYWRRWTISALPIESTGVPHRLPAVLKDRLRKALEQPETQDPLLTEILMTMAYQQSIRENHGAHQLKFLALSDRARAEATVQATQPELVGQLLKQITRDTVHARDLSKTLFELLIPIDLKNNLLNQDRIVLVVDDVTANYPWELMAEDEQPLCIRMHMIRQLELNDYDAYVRDTATNAAYVLGNPATPTEFPPLKNAQIEADKVAALLKTKFEVKQTPDQADAIRVFNDLFAASYRIIHIAGHGYYDENALGSTDARAGVVLNGGIFITAAEIAKLDPIPELVFLNCCYLGQIDQTAGNQRLNQPYHKLAASISRELIRRGVRAVIAAGWPVDDAAAALFAEAFYSYLLKGKSFGDAVWQARNDTWNQYPNSNTWGAYQAYGDPDFHLDTASGYYDASLDEPVCADELLIKLDQLDTQDDAEKFIQAVKQLQKQSSVEWFKQPNVQERLGQLYGNFKLFPEAIRYYQDAIHSESDEEKPTLRAVEQFINIKVRAAKEENKRAELIKAIEYGEHLLKIGETSERLSIMGSAYKRLAELGENEEEITKYLEKSSHYYHQGEQHQQALNSPNPYFVMNALMVDMILGKLKKDDAGVQVKLTKGLLIAQGRFMSDRCVWDAIMVADFALIQAYWSDSFEQADMQENVRSLITKYHQAFTEGNANAKERDSVCKQLSFLINMLEKKLKSGSNNQKTIQALKEIRTALSSTATV
- a CDS encoding M20/M25/M40 family metallo-hydrolase, which produces MKSLLRIHFVLFSALFFLFSMGALASPETFHHQMHIVLSPNTSEIDVKDRITIPESMQNQQASVKLDFILHQDLAIKAVQGANIEPRETSTTARLHPSLMKRYTVTLPPQAKDFALQFQGKIHHPVQQPGEEYARSFSYTPGTISPEGVFLANSTAWYPQFNEGLVSFKLDIQTPVDWHVVSQGVLLQENQSDSTQYTVWEETHPQDDIYIVAGRYQRYTQSSGQLDAMVYLRSPDPALAAKYLDVTAQYIAMYNKLLGPYPYRKFALVENFWETGYGMPSFTLLGSKVIRLPFILHSSYPHEILHNYWGNGVFVDYTQGNWSEGLTAYLADHLINEQKGKGEEYRRDVLQKYADFVGKEKDFPVAQFVSRHSASSEAVGYGKTMLFFHMLRQELGDEIFVNALRKFYQQFKFKQATFKDLQTTFSTIAGKELAQSFTQWIEYPGAPDLKLSHVRSKRTNDGYVLTAQLEQVQPGQPYQLRIPIAVTLEGENQAIQSQIDLQQKMQTIQLHFHARPVRIDIDPQFDIFRRLDNREIPAALSQGFGAEKPLLILPAQASQPILQAYRSLAENWQKTQSGDIEIVLDETVSELPSDRTIWIMGWQNRFRSEVLAAAKQHGISYESSDLKLNQQIYPSTEHAIVVTARQPGNSDKTLLWVASDHPRSIAQLASKLPHYRKYSYLVFKHDDELTNIHKGQWAITQSPLTQWIDPQETNQPHHIGTLKPRRALAELPPVFSESRMLEDIRHLADESLKGRELGSPELDMAASYIAEQFQKIGLLPGGDENGYFQIWQQSVGEPKGTITLRNIIGILPGTNPQLAGQSLVVGAHYDHLGIGWPDARAGNQGKIHSGADDNASGVAVMLELARHIVPKWQPERSVIFVAFTGEEAGLLGSRHYLTQTKKYPADKITAMLNLDTVGRLNNSPVTVFGTGSARELAHIFRGASFVTGIPVNTVPDDFGSSDQAAFIRAGIPAIQLFATAHEDYHTPGDTIDKIDAAGLVKVAAILKEGVEYLANRIEPLTIALPSRTNESKTTPSQGKRKASLGTVPDFSYSGPGVRIDDVIPNSPAQLAQLQKGDILLKLAGQSISNLANYSAVLKTLTPGQTVELQYQRDSQLKTVEATLVER